In Stutzerimonas stutzeri, a genomic segment contains:
- a CDS encoding ethanolamine ammonia-lyase subunit EutB, with translation MAGYIHSVGGTTWRFDSLREVMAKASPARSGDFLAEVAAASDAERVAAQMCLAQIPLKRFLDEALIPYETDEVTRLIIDGHDAEAFAPVSHLTVGDFRNWLLGDAADEAALKALAPGLTPEMVAAVSKIMRVQDLILVAQKVRVVSRFRNTIGLRGRMSTRLQPNHPTDEAAGIAASIVDGLLYGNGDAVIGINPATDSTSGICELLKMLDAIIQRYEIPTQGCILTHVTTSIEAINRGAPLDLVFQSIAGTEAANTSFGINLAVLQEGYEAGLSQKRGTVGDNLMYFETGQGSALSANAHHGVDQQTCEARAYAVARKFKPLLVNTVVGFIGPEYLYNGKQIIRAGLEDHFCAKLLGVPMGCDICYTNHAEADQDDMDVLLTLLGTAGINFIMGIPGSDDVMLNYQTTSFHDALYLRQSLGLRPAPEFEAWLAKMDILRQDGGRLHMGSQLPPAFRQALERMA, from the coding sequence ATGGCGGGATACATTCACAGCGTAGGCGGCACGACCTGGCGCTTCGACAGCCTGCGTGAGGTCATGGCCAAAGCCAGTCCGGCGCGCTCCGGCGATTTTCTCGCTGAAGTCGCGGCGGCCAGCGATGCCGAGCGCGTCGCCGCGCAGATGTGCCTGGCGCAAATCCCGCTCAAGCGCTTTCTCGACGAAGCGCTGATCCCTTATGAAACCGATGAAGTCACCCGCCTGATCATCGACGGCCACGACGCCGAAGCCTTCGCCCCGGTCAGTCACCTGACCGTCGGCGATTTCCGAAACTGGTTGCTGGGCGATGCTGCCGATGAGGCTGCACTGAAAGCACTGGCACCGGGGCTGACGCCTGAAATGGTCGCCGCGGTATCGAAGATCATGCGCGTGCAGGACCTGATCCTGGTTGCGCAAAAAGTCCGCGTGGTCAGCCGCTTTCGCAATACCATCGGCCTGCGTGGACGCATGTCCACTCGCCTGCAACCCAACCACCCCACCGACGAGGCCGCCGGCATCGCCGCGAGCATTGTCGACGGCTTGCTCTACGGCAACGGGGATGCGGTGATCGGCATCAACCCGGCCACCGACAGCACCAGCGGCATCTGCGAGCTGCTGAAAATGCTCGACGCCATCATCCAGCGTTACGAAATCCCGACCCAAGGCTGCATCCTCACCCACGTCACCACCTCCATCGAGGCGATCAACCGTGGCGCGCCGCTGGACCTGGTGTTTCAGTCCATCGCCGGCACCGAAGCGGCCAATACCAGCTTCGGCATCAACCTGGCGGTGTTGCAGGAAGGCTACGAGGCCGGCCTGTCGCAGAAGCGCGGCACGGTCGGGGACAACCTGATGTACTTCGAAACGGGCCAGGGCAGCGCTTTGTCGGCCAACGCACACCATGGCGTCGACCAGCAGACCTGCGAGGCCCGCGCCTATGCCGTGGCGCGCAAGTTCAAGCCACTGCTGGTCAATACCGTGGTCGGTTTCATCGGCCCGGAATATCTTTACAACGGCAAGCAGATCATCCGCGCCGGGCTGGAAGATCACTTTTGCGCCAAGCTGCTCGGCGTGCCCATGGGTTGCGACATCTGCTACACCAACCACGCTGAAGCCGATCAGGACGACATGGATGTACTGCTCACCCTGCTCGGCACTGCTGGCATCAACTTCATCATGGGCATCCCCGGCTCGGACGACGTAATGCTCAACTACCAGACCACCTCGTTTCACGATGCCCTGTACCTGCGCCAGAGCCTGGGCCTCAGACCCGCACCGGAATTCGAGGCATGGCTGGCAAAGATGGACATCCTGCGCCAGGACGGCGGCCGCTTACACATGGGCAGTCAACTTCCACCGGCCTTCCGTCAGGCTCTGGAGCGAATGGCATGA
- the eutC gene encoding ethanolamine ammonia-lyase subunit EutC: MSTRAPPPTTVTNPWAHLRQLTPARIALGRAGASLPTDAQLDFQFAHAQARDAVHLALDTEDLAAQLEQCGHRILLLHSAAPDRDTYLQRPDLGRRLSDDSAQRVNDHAQQYAAGYDLAIVIADGLSALAVQRHALPLLQRIEEQIEKDGWSLAPICLVQQSRVALGDEVGERLKAKMVVMLVGERPGLSSPDSLGLYFTYAPKVGRTDADRNCISNIRLEGLSYNLAAHRLIHLMREACRRQLSGVNLKDEAEVLSLDDGTPKTGNFLLS, encoded by the coding sequence ATGAGCACGCGTGCTCCACCCCCGACCACCGTCACCAATCCCTGGGCTCACCTGCGCCAGCTCACTCCGGCCCGCATTGCTCTCGGCCGCGCCGGGGCCAGCCTGCCTACGGACGCTCAGCTGGATTTCCAGTTCGCACATGCCCAGGCCCGCGATGCCGTGCATCTAGCGCTCGATACCGAAGACCTGGCCGCGCAACTTGAACAGTGTGGCCATCGCATCCTGCTGTTGCACAGCGCCGCCCCGGACCGCGACACCTATTTGCAGCGGCCGGATCTGGGGCGGCGATTGAGCGACGATTCGGCCCAGCGGGTAAATGATCATGCGCAGCAATACGCGGCAGGCTACGACCTGGCCATCGTCATCGCCGACGGCCTGTCCGCACTCGCCGTGCAACGTCACGCCCTGCCCTTGCTCCAGCGCATCGAGGAGCAGATCGAAAAGGACGGTTGGAGCCTCGCGCCGATCTGCCTGGTGCAACAAAGCCGCGTCGCGCTGGGCGACGAGGTCGGTGAGCGGCTCAAGGCGAAAATGGTGGTGATGCTCGTGGGCGAACGCCCCGGCCTGAGCTCGCCGGACAGCCTCGGCCTGTACTTCACCTACGCACCGAAAGTCGGCCGCACCGATGCCGACCGCAACTGCATCTCCAACATCCGCCTGGAGGGCTTGAGCTACAACCTCGCCGCCCACCGCCTGATCCACCTGATGCGCGAAGCCTGTCGCCGCCAGCTCTCCGGGGTGAACCTCAAGGACGAAGCGGAAGTGCTCAGCCTGGACGACGGCACGCCGAAGACTGGCAACTTCCTACTGAGTTGA
- a CDS encoding RidA family protein, whose protein sequence is MTDPKTSSRPTLINPPGLYDPTPNGYSHIAVVPAGNRLAFIAGQGGEAEDGRLSDDFREQVRQAMANLLIAIEAAGGEPSQVAKFTVLIVDHSEQRLGVLGEELERAFGVQMKPACTLIPVPRLALDGMLFEIDAVVVLPEV, encoded by the coding sequence ATGACCGATCCAAAAACTTCATCCAGACCGACGCTGATCAATCCGCCTGGCCTGTACGACCCCACGCCAAATGGCTACTCCCATATAGCCGTCGTGCCAGCTGGCAATCGGTTGGCGTTCATTGCGGGGCAAGGCGGGGAGGCGGAGGACGGTCGGCTCTCGGACGATTTTCGTGAGCAGGTGCGACAGGCCATGGCCAATCTGCTGATAGCCATCGAAGCTGCAGGCGGTGAGCCGTCACAAGTCGCCAAATTTACGGTTTTGATCGTCGATCACAGTGAGCAGCGATTGGGCGTGCTCGGTGAGGAGCTCGAGCGGGCCTTCGGTGTGCAAATGAAGCCAGCCTGCACGCTGATTCCGGTGCCGCGGCTGGCGCTGGATGGAATGTTGTTCGAAATCGACGCGGTAGTGGTATTGCCGGAAGTCTGA
- a CDS encoding zinc-dependent peptidase, producing the protein MWSFRDWRRKRILARFAIEPAIWQRVLDSLPILDGLNAEETERLRQRSILFLHAKRITALPGVELQMEDRLRLAAQAQLPLLHLADLNWYQGFHEIVIYPGDFHSPQKHRDSAGVVHEWDGEHSGEAWLQGPVILALPGVQESGNWEGYNLVIHELAHKLDMLNGDANGLPPLHSSMRIDNWATAMQRAYDSLNTTLDADPNAETLIDPYAAENPAEFFAVTSEYFFAAPDLLHAAYPDVYQQLAAFYRQDPLARLRRLQDSHPQYAEPH; encoded by the coding sequence ATGTGGTCTTTTCGCGATTGGCGCCGCAAGCGCATCCTCGCCCGCTTCGCCATCGAGCCCGCCATCTGGCAGCGCGTGCTCGACAGCCTGCCGATTCTCGACGGCTTGAATGCCGAGGAAACCGAGCGGCTCCGCCAGCGCAGCATCTTGTTCTTGCATGCCAAGCGAATCACCGCCCTCCCCGGCGTCGAACTGCAAATGGAAGACCGCCTACGATTGGCGGCCCAGGCCCAGCTGCCGCTGCTGCATCTGGCCGACCTCAACTGGTATCAGGGCTTCCATGAGATCGTTATCTACCCAGGCGATTTCCACAGCCCACAGAAGCATCGCGACTCGGCTGGCGTGGTGCATGAGTGGGACGGCGAGCACAGCGGCGAGGCCTGGCTGCAAGGCCCAGTGATCCTGGCGCTGCCAGGTGTCCAGGAAAGCGGCAACTGGGAAGGCTACAACCTGGTAATTCACGAATTGGCGCACAAGCTGGACATGCTCAACGGCGACGCCAACGGCTTGCCGCCGCTGCACAGCAGCATGCGCATCGACAACTGGGCGACCGCGATGCAGCGCGCCTACGATTCGCTCAATACCACCCTGGATGCCGATCCAAACGCCGAAACCCTGATCGATCCCTACGCGGCAGAGAATCCGGCTGAATTTTTTGCGGTCACCAGCGAGTACTTCTTCGCCGCGCCAGACCTGTTGCATGCCGCCTACCCCGACGTCTATCAGCAGCTTGCCGCCTTCTATCGCCAGGATCCGCTGGCACGCTTGCGGCGCCTACAGGACAGCCATCCGCAATACGCGGAACCTCACTGA